DNA sequence from the bacterium genome:
TCCAGCCGCCGTTCCGTTTCCCGATCAGGTTCTCCTTGGGCACCTTCACGTCCTGGAAAAACGTCTGACAGAACGGCGAGGAGCCGCTGATGAGTTTGATCGGCGAAACGGTCACACCGGGCGAAGCCATGTCGAAGAGCAGGAAGCTGATTCCGTCGTGCTTGGCCGCATCGGGATCGGTCCGCACCAGGCAGAAGATCCAGTCGGCCATGTCGGCGTACGAAGTCCAGATCTTCTGACCGTTGACCAGAAAATGATCGCCCTTGTCATCGCAGCGCGTCTGTAGATCGGCCAGATCCGAACCGGCGCCGGGTTCGCTATAGCCCTGACACCAGCGGATCTCGCCCTTGATGATCTTGGGCAGGTGCTCGCGCTTCTGCTCCTCGCTGCCGTACTCGATCAGGACGGGGCCGAGCATCGAAATGCCGAAGCTGGTCAACGCCAGGCGACAGCCGAGTCTGCGCATCTCCTCCGCCAGGATGCGCGCCTGGGCCTTGTCGAGCCCGCCTCCCCCGTATTCCGTGGGCCACGTCGGGGTGGTCCAGCCCTTCTCACCCATACGGTCCAACCAGAGCTTGGCTTCCGACTTGGAATCGGCCGAGGCGCGTCCACCCCATTCGTAGTCCTCGTCGGGACCGAGCGGGGTGCGCATGCTCGGGGGGCAGTTCTCCTCCAGCCAACTGGCGACATCCTTGCGAAAAGCTTCGAGATCCGGCGTCTGGGCCACGCGGTTTCCTCCCTTAGGGGCCGCGAAGGCGCGGCAGCCCAATCCTGCCAGCTGGCGGCTCTCAAAGCCAGCGAGCCGATTCGGGGTTCGCTCGGCGCAAGCCCTGCTACTATGCCCGCGGATGAGAGCACTGCGCAGATTGATCGGACTGGGCGAGAAGTACGAGGACGAGCGCGACACCGCCACCGTGCGGCGAATCGCCGCGAAACTCGACAATCTCCCCGAAGACGAAGCACGCTTCCTGGCGGCCTTTGCCTACGTGCTCGCGCGCGTCGCCCACGCCGATCTGCGCGTGACCGACGATGAGACCGACAGCATGGTGAAGCTCGTTCAGGAGTGCAGTCACCTCGTGGAGTCGCAGGCCACGCTCGTGGTAATGATGGCCAAGACACAGGCCCTGGCGCTGGGTGGAACCGAGAACTACGTGGTCACGCGGCAGTTCCGAGAGCTTTCGAACCGCGCCCAGCGCATCGACCTGCTTCGCTGCCTTTTTGCCGTGGCGGCTGCAGACGATGACGTCTCGAACGTGGAGAGCAACGAGATCACACAGATCGGTATCGAACTCGGATTCGGCGCTGAGGAAATCGCGGGCGTGCGTGCGGCCTATCGCGACCAACTCTCCGTCCTCAAGGACTTTCCCTCGTAGGGGGACCTGGCACGTGACGTCGATCGACGATCTGGGAGAAGACGTCAGGCTACTCGATGCGATTCGCAGTACCCGCGCGATTCGCCGCCTGAAAGCCGACCCGGTGCCACCCGAGCTGATTCGCAAGATCTGCGAGGCGGGAACCTTCGCCCCCAGCGGAGGCAATCGGCAGCCGTGGGTCTTCCTTGCGGTGACGGACGAGGAGCGGCGCGCTTTCATCGCAGAGCGCTATCGGAAAGCCTTTCGCGAATATCTCGCACCGGCACTCGAAGCGGCCGAAGATCCCGCGTTTCCCGAGGCGCGGCGCCGCAATATGCAGGCGGCCCTGCACCTGGCCGATCATCTGCACGAGGCTCCGGTGCATCTCTTCGTCGCGGGCTGGACGCGTCGCGGACAACCCCAAGCCCAGGCTCTGTTCCCGGCGATCCAGAACATCCTTCTGGCCTGTCGTGCAGTCGGGTTGGGTGTTTCGCTGACCACCATGCACCGCGCGCACGGCAAGGAAATCGATGCCTACCTCGGCCTTCCGGACGGCTGCCCTTCGATCGCCCTGTTGCCGATCGGGTGGCCCCTGGGGCGCTACGGACGCCCCCCGCGACGCTCCGTCGACGAGTGCCTGCACTGGGAAGTCTTCAGCGAACAGGCGATGGAGCCGAACGCAGAGTGATCTCGGTGATCTCGGCGGGCGCGAACAAGCGCATGGGCGGACCCCAGAAGCCGGTTCCCCGGTTCACGTAGAGTTCGGAACCGTTGCGGCGGTAACGTCCGGCCACGAACGGAATTGCCAGACGCACCAGGTAACGAAACGGCCAGATCTGCCCGGCGTGGGTATGGCCGGAGAGCTGCAGGTCTACGTCGTGCGAAGAAGCCCGCTTGAAAGTGGAAGGGTCGTGCGCCAGTAGCAGGGTCGCAATATCCGGTGCACGTCCTTCGAGAGCCGCGGACAGGTCCTCTTTCTCCCCATCGAGAAATCCCCCGCGATGATCATCAACGCCCGCCAGTACGAAACGGGCTTCTCCCTCCCCCAGCGTCACGTGTCGGTTGCGCAACGGGATAAAGCCGAACCGTTCGACGCATTCGACCCAGGATGCAGCATGAGAGTAGTGATCGTGGTTGCCCGTGACGAAGTACACACCCTGACGTGCGCGCAGATCCGCGAAAGGAGCGACCTCATCCTCCAGATGCCGAACTGCACCGTCGACCAGATCACCGGTCACCACGATCAGGTCGGGATCGAGAGCATTGCAACGCTCGACCAGATAGCTGGCGAAACGACGGCCTAGAAGAGGACCGATGTGGATGTCGCTGATCTGAACGACCCGATAGCCGTTGAACGACTGCGGCCAGCGCTCGAGTGAGATCTCGACGCGTTCCAGTAGCGGCGGGGCCAGACCGGACGCCAGACCGGCGAGAGTCGCCCCGGTCACGACGGTCAACACGAACAGCGCCCGGAATGCCGCGAGTCGCGACGCACCTTCTGAGCCGTCGATCCCAGTTGCCACGGCCAGCGCATCGCCCACACCGAATGACCAGATCAGCAGGTCGGAAACGCCCAGGGTCACGAAGGTCAGGAAGAACACGCCCATCCACAGCGAAGCAGGCCAGGCGACCCAGCGCGAGAGCGGCGGACCGATGAGTCGTTCGACGATCGGGTGGGCCACATTCAACGCGACCAGCAACACGAGTCCCCCGATCAGGATCTGGCGATACGGCGCGGGAACACCGGGGTCCAGTACGAGTCGCGTGGCGATGTAGTAGTGCGCGCCCAAGATGCCGCTGATCGCGACGGAAGCCACGAGCAT
Encoded proteins:
- a CDS encoding nitroreductase family protein; translated protein: MTSIDDLGEDVRLLDAIRSTRAIRRLKADPVPPELIRKICEAGTFAPSGGNRQPWVFLAVTDEERRAFIAERYRKAFREYLAPALEAAEDPAFPEARRRNMQAALHLADHLHEAPVHLFVAGWTRRGQPQAQALFPAIQNILLACRAVGLGVSLTTMHRAHGKEIDAYLGLPDGCPSIALLPIGWPLGRYGRPPRRSVDECLHWEVFSEQAMEPNAE
- a CDS encoding metallophosphoesterase, with the translated sequence MRSFQILLGMLVASVAISGILGAHYYIATRLVLDPGVPAPYRQILIGGLVLLVALNVAHPIVERLIGPPLSRWVAWPASLWMGVFFLTFVTLGVSDLLIWSFGVGDALAVATGIDGSEGASRLAAFRALFVLTVVTGATLAGLASGLAPPLLERVEISLERWPQSFNGYRVVQISDIHIGPLLGRRFASYLVERCNALDPDLIVVTGDLVDGAVRHLEDEVAPFADLRARQGVYFVTGNHDHYSHAASWVECVERFGFIPLRNRHVTLGEGEARFVLAGVDDHRGGFLDGEKEDLSAALEGRAPDIATLLLAHDPSTFKRASSHDVDLQLSGHTHAGQIWPFRYLVRLAIPFVAGRYRRNGSELYVNRGTGFWGPPMRLFAPAEITEITLRSAPSPVR